The Corynebacterium poyangense genome includes a window with the following:
- a CDS encoding sugar O-acetyltransferase: MNIPSHHSASSSGHQSTGPCRPDHNSSETPAWTGFDRMAAGQWHLTEAPETLGRQRLKTAAALKKFNDLANTDPRQAADILRSILAPGSQPMGVHAPCQIEYGFHTFLDEGVFLNYNTVILDSAPVRIGAYSMLAPNCQLLTINHPVHDVAMRRAGWEQAKPITIGKDVWLGGGVTVLGGVTIGDGAVIAAGAIVNRDIPPRTLAAGVPARVIRELQPDHWERQELPEAARHTITDDPHL, encoded by the coding sequence ATGAACATTCCTTCACACCATTCTGCTAGTTCCTCTGGACACCAGAGCACCGGACCTTGCCGCCCGGATCACAATTCTTCGGAAACACCAGCGTGGACGGGTTTTGATCGGATGGCTGCCGGGCAGTGGCATCTCACGGAAGCTCCAGAAACCCTAGGCCGCCAGCGATTAAAGACTGCCGCGGCCCTGAAGAAGTTTAATGATTTAGCAAATACTGATCCACGCCAGGCCGCTGACATCTTGCGCTCTATTCTTGCTCCGGGCTCGCAGCCGATGGGGGTCCATGCTCCCTGTCAGATTGAATATGGTTTCCATACCTTCCTCGACGAAGGAGTGTTTCTCAACTACAACACGGTCATCCTGGATTCCGCACCGGTGCGAATTGGGGCTTACTCCATGCTGGCACCTAATTGTCAGTTACTTACCATCAACCACCCGGTCCACGATGTTGCGATGCGACGAGCCGGTTGGGAACAAGCCAAACCCATTACTATTGGTAAAGATGTCTGGCTAGGTGGAGGTGTCACAGTATTGGGTGGGGTAACTATTGGCGACGGTGCGGTGATTGCTGCTGGGGCGATAGTGAACCGAGATATCCCACCACGCACTCTTGCAGCGGGGGTTCCAGCACGGGTGATTCGCGAACTCCAGCCTGATCACTGGGAACGCCAGGAACTTCCCGAAGCTGCTCGCCATACTATTACCGACGACCCACACTTATAA
- a CDS encoding SDR family oxidoreductase, with the protein MTLIPDDTSATPNPTSSAADTGSNSASCRVAVVTGGSSGIGEAAARALAQDGWQVIIAARREDRLAKIAEEIGATAITLDVTDDKSVAHFAQRIPAVDLLVNNAGGAKGLEPVEETTLQDWQWMYDTNVLGTVRVTQALLPQLREARGLIINIGSVAALRPYEGGSGYNAAKFGLRALTRVLRIENAEREVRVCEIDPGRVATDFSLVRFSGNQDRADAVYADKINLLAEDIAEAIRWVASLPPRVNIDSLNIMPADQI; encoded by the coding sequence ATGACTCTTATACCCGACGATACTTCGGCTACCCCTAACCCCACATCTTCCGCAGCAGACACCGGCTCGAATAGTGCGTCATGTCGCGTGGCTGTAGTGACCGGCGGATCTTCAGGGATTGGTGAGGCTGCTGCCCGAGCCCTCGCCCAGGATGGTTGGCAGGTGATCATTGCCGCGCGCCGGGAAGACCGTCTAGCGAAAATTGCTGAAGAAATTGGTGCTACTGCTATTACCTTAGACGTGACCGATGATAAATCAGTAGCTCATTTTGCTCAGCGTATCCCGGCCGTGGATCTGTTAGTCAATAACGCCGGGGGCGCCAAGGGGCTAGAACCGGTAGAAGAAACCACTCTGCAGGATTGGCAGTGGATGTATGACACCAATGTGCTCGGCACGGTTCGGGTCACTCAAGCTCTACTCCCGCAGCTTCGTGAAGCCCGCGGTCTCATCATCAACATTGGTTCAGTTGCGGCACTCCGGCCCTATGAAGGAGGTTCCGGATACAACGCCGCGAAATTCGGGCTGCGTGCCTTAACCAGGGTGTTGCGCATAGAAAACGCTGAGCGCGAGGTCCGAGTTTGTGAAATTGACCCGGGCCGCGTCGCCACCGATTTTTCGCTCGTTCGCTTTTCCGGCAATCAAGATCGTGCCGATGCCGTGTATGCCGACAAAATCAATCTCCTGGCCGAAGACATTGCCGAGGCAATTCGTTGGGTCGCCTCCCTGCCACCCAGGGTTAACATTGACAGTCTCAACATTATGCCGGCAGACCAGATATAG
- a CDS encoding RNA-binding S4 domain-containing protein gives MHAPDVPINGESIKLGQFLKLANLAETGGEAKELIASGLIRVNGETETRRGRSLHLGDVVAVIDPTSGSALSSGRVSAAEDIEDYFDESTADDDFDPEKWRNL, from the coding sequence ATGCATGCACCCGATGTGCCTATCAACGGCGAATCTATCAAGCTAGGTCAGTTCCTCAAACTGGCCAACCTGGCAGAAACCGGAGGCGAAGCAAAAGAGCTTATTGCCTCAGGTTTGATCCGGGTCAATGGTGAGACAGAGACTCGCCGAGGTCGTAGCCTTCATCTTGGAGACGTAGTAGCAGTAATAGATCCGACGTCTGGCTCAGCCTTGAGTAGCGGACGAGTGTCCGCAGCGGAAGACATCGAAGACTATTTCGATGAGTCCACTGCTGATGATGATTTTGATCCAGAAAAGTGGAGGAATCTTTAG
- a CDS encoding VOC family protein yields MPAFGALGGMPYWVELTSTCPAKSAHFYSRLLGWEFEGDDYRLARVQGLPVAGIVQQPEEAPFPDTWVTYFLADDLDAEVNHAEELGARILSPISDVRLGRMALLADPSGALLGLIEPPGEEAFVAAGEPGTPVWHELSCTTNYDAVITFYEEFFNWMTHSIDSNDDAGNSDFRYTTALMDGAPFCGVRDVQGQFPPQVPSFWQTYLGVADVQDIAKKVPELGGEVIRGPFNSEFGRMLILSDSTGATVTVCEVAPPVEEGAESDPLHGIDLSQFQY; encoded by the coding sequence ATGCCAGCTTTTGGTGCCCTAGGCGGAATGCCCTATTGGGTGGAATTAACGAGCACTTGTCCGGCTAAATCCGCGCACTTTTATTCTCGTCTACTCGGGTGGGAATTCGAGGGTGATGATTATCGTCTAGCTCGGGTCCAGGGATTACCTGTGGCCGGTATAGTCCAACAGCCAGAGGAAGCTCCCTTCCCAGATACCTGGGTGACATATTTCCTAGCCGATGACCTTGACGCAGAGGTGAATCACGCTGAAGAACTGGGTGCTCGAATACTTAGCCCCATTTCGGATGTTCGCCTAGGTCGAATGGCATTATTAGCTGATCCCTCGGGAGCTCTCCTTGGTCTGATTGAACCACCTGGTGAAGAAGCGTTTGTGGCCGCCGGGGAGCCTGGCACCCCGGTATGGCATGAGTTAAGTTGTACCACTAACTATGATGCCGTCATCACCTTTTATGAAGAGTTCTTCAACTGGATGACCCACTCCATCGATAGCAACGACGACGCCGGAAATTCGGATTTTCGCTATACCACAGCACTCATGGACGGGGCTCCATTTTGCGGAGTTCGAGATGTCCAAGGCCAATTTCCCCCTCAGGTTCCTAGTTTTTGGCAAACATATCTGGGTGTTGCTGATGTTCAGGACATAGCTAAGAAAGTTCCGGAACTAGGCGGGGAAGTGATCCGGGGCCCGTTCAACTCCGAATTCGGCAGAATGTTGATTCTGTCTGATTCCACCGGAGCTACAGTCACAGTCTGTGAAGTAGCTCCTCCGGTGGAAGAAGGAGCAGAATCTGACCCCCTCCATGGGATAGATCTCAGTCAATTCCAGTACTAA
- a CDS encoding alpha/beta hydrolase fold domain-containing protein produces MSEQPRLEEKALLGEAEERAAFQVGGREEKLNPVQQLAQIGTYVDAHHPMPELIAPWVENKQPSSPAEAVDNYLARLPDRLTHSAMLMLGSGLDHSMPGVSFLGNIQIETHPDINSTIMLPSNPNGHWAISLHGGQFWFGSGSALEFQWQPEIAGLAERSGTTIIDVDYPLAPSAHIDEMLESVAAAAAYACANTNFPLSLVGFEAGAALAVLSSRHINDVFGADTVEKLALMFPDFSAFAELPERFRGSYNLPAPEHWPHTFWQIAGTEPTRVQGLAGSREVELPPHVRKKEYVSRQWISTPEVARERIADLAEFLRNPVEEQGNIQGNITDSASPS; encoded by the coding sequence ATGTCAGAACAACCGCGGCTAGAGGAAAAAGCCCTGCTAGGAGAGGCTGAAGAACGGGCTGCTTTTCAGGTAGGAGGCCGAGAGGAAAAGCTCAATCCTGTTCAGCAATTGGCACAAATCGGCACATATGTGGACGCTCACCATCCGATGCCCGAGCTCATCGCACCCTGGGTAGAAAACAAGCAACCTTCTTCTCCGGCCGAAGCAGTGGATAATTACTTAGCCCGGTTGCCAGACCGTCTCACCCACTCAGCCATGCTCATGCTAGGTTCCGGTTTGGACCATTCCATGCCCGGTGTTTCCTTCTTAGGCAATATCCAAATAGAAACGCACCCCGACATCAACAGCACTATTATGCTACCTTCCAACCCAAACGGGCATTGGGCTATTTCTCTGCATGGGGGACAATTCTGGTTTGGTTCCGGCTCAGCACTAGAGTTCCAATGGCAGCCTGAGATCGCTGGGTTAGCGGAGAGATCAGGTACTACCATCATCGACGTGGACTACCCACTGGCCCCGTCAGCACATATTGACGAGATGCTAGAAAGTGTTGCCGCCGCAGCAGCCTACGCTTGCGCTAACACAAATTTCCCTTTGAGCCTGGTGGGATTCGAAGCCGGAGCTGCACTGGCAGTTCTTTCTTCTCGTCATATCAATGACGTATTCGGTGCAGATACTGTGGAGAAACTGGCCTTGATGTTCCCAGATTTCTCTGCTTTTGCTGAACTACCAGAACGCTTCCGGGGCTCCTATAACCTCCCTGCCCCAGAGCACTGGCCTCACACATTCTGGCAAATCGCCGGTACAGAACCAACCCGAGTCCAGGGGTTAGCCGGAAGCAGAGAAGTTGAACTCCCGCCACACGTTCGGAAAAAGGAGTATGTGTCACGACAATGGATTTCTACGCCTGAAGTAGCTCGAGAAAGAATAGCTGACCTAGCGGAGTTTTTAAGAAACCCAGTAGAGGAACAGGGGAATATCCAGGGGAACATCACCGACTCGGCTTCCCCATCATGA
- a CDS encoding M13 family metallopeptidase, with translation MKDLYYYVNGPWLKSHTIPDDRAVDGTFHQLRDQAEQDVHELVKKDQGRAGIFYSGFMDTEAIDAAGMAPLRPDLELLTCKNIDEFAENLGRLDRAGIPSPLTFWIEKDSIGENAIAYLIQSGLGLPDEAYYREEAHAETLEKYHQHIGHMLEFLSEEELFGLDAKTAADRIFSLEKEIASYHWDVVSTRDAMKTYNPTTVDQLPSIIQRLLRGAGITEGAVISMMPSFVDHLAEMLSADRLADWQLWATWQILNARSNLLPQEVGNRNFEFYGTELSGATKQRDRWKRGVGLAERMVGHEIGQLYVEKHFPASYRAEMQQLVHYLIEAYQQRISQLTWMTEPTRRRALVKLEKFRAKIGYPDQPRSYDGMELKPGGENLLENVRVGARYLHDYELAKLGKPANRDEWFATPQTVNAFYNPVVNDITFPAAILRPPFYNPDADAAENFGAIGAVIGHEIGHGFDDQGSRYDGEGDLNSWWTDEDREAFTALTDNLVNQYDGLVPTVLKEAGINSKGVNGSFTLGENIGDLGGLGIAVVAYQNWVKDHGDCEAYTFDAEGADPELQERSFTGMQRLFLSWARIWRTAIRPQMAQQYLAIDPHSPAEFRCNVIAGNIDEFYEAFPEIDEDSSMWIAPEDRVTIW, from the coding sequence ATGAAGGATCTTTATTACTACGTCAATGGCCCTTGGCTGAAGTCACACACCATTCCGGATGATCGGGCTGTCGATGGCACTTTCCATCAACTTCGCGACCAGGCTGAACAAGATGTGCATGAACTAGTAAAGAAAGACCAGGGCAGAGCCGGAATCTTCTATTCCGGTTTCATGGACACCGAGGCTATTGATGCCGCTGGGATGGCCCCATTACGCCCAGATCTTGAGCTTCTCACCTGCAAAAACATCGATGAATTTGCTGAAAATCTGGGGCGCTTAGACAGAGCAGGAATACCATCTCCTCTGACCTTTTGGATTGAAAAAGACTCTATTGGTGAAAACGCCATTGCCTACTTGATTCAGAGCGGACTAGGGCTTCCAGACGAAGCCTATTACCGCGAAGAGGCACATGCCGAGACCTTGGAGAAATACCATCAGCACATCGGACATATGCTGGAGTTCTTAAGCGAAGAGGAACTCTTTGGCTTGGATGCGAAAACTGCGGCGGATCGAATTTTCTCTTTAGAAAAGGAAATCGCGTCCTATCACTGGGATGTAGTTTCCACGCGCGATGCCATGAAAACCTACAATCCCACCACCGTTGACCAGCTACCAAGCATTATTCAACGCCTTCTTCGCGGTGCTGGCATCACTGAGGGCGCCGTCATTTCCATGATGCCTAGTTTTGTCGATCACTTGGCAGAGATGCTCAGCGCAGATCGGCTGGCGGACTGGCAGTTGTGGGCGACATGGCAAATCCTCAATGCCCGTTCTAATTTGCTGCCGCAAGAAGTTGGTAACCGGAACTTCGAATTCTACGGCACCGAATTAAGTGGTGCGACGAAACAGCGGGATCGTTGGAAGCGTGGCGTGGGACTCGCAGAACGTATGGTTGGCCATGAAATTGGTCAATTGTATGTCGAAAAGCACTTCCCAGCTTCGTATCGAGCTGAGATGCAGCAATTAGTTCACTACCTCATTGAGGCTTATCAACAGCGTATCTCTCAATTGACCTGGATGACGGAGCCGACGCGTCGTCGCGCGCTGGTGAAGCTCGAGAAGTTCAGAGCGAAAATTGGCTACCCTGATCAACCGCGCAGCTATGACGGTATGGAGCTGAAACCAGGCGGAGAAAACCTATTGGAGAACGTCCGAGTTGGTGCCCGGTATTTGCATGATTATGAATTAGCAAAATTAGGGAAACCAGCTAATCGAGACGAGTGGTTCGCGACTCCCCAAACGGTAAATGCTTTTTATAACCCCGTAGTCAATGACATCACGTTCCCCGCCGCCATTCTGCGTCCCCCCTTCTACAACCCAGATGCTGACGCAGCAGAGAACTTCGGAGCTATTGGCGCTGTTATCGGTCATGAAATCGGCCATGGCTTTGATGACCAGGGATCGCGCTACGACGGCGAAGGGGACCTCAACTCCTGGTGGACAGATGAAGACCGGGAAGCGTTTACCGCCTTGACCGACAATCTTGTCAACCAATACGACGGCCTAGTGCCGACGGTATTAAAAGAGGCAGGGATTAATTCCAAAGGAGTCAACGGTAGTTTTACCTTAGGGGAAAATATCGGCGACCTCGGCGGCTTAGGAATCGCAGTTGTGGCCTATCAAAATTGGGTTAAGGATCACGGTGACTGCGAAGCCTATACATTTGATGCCGAAGGTGCAGATCCTGAGTTACAGGAGCGTTCTTTCACCGGGATGCAGCGACTATTTCTGTCGTGGGCCCGGATCTGGAGAACTGCTATTCGTCCACAAATGGCGCAGCAGTATCTGGCCATTGATCCGCATTCACCAGCAGAATTCCGTTGCAATGTAATTGCGGGGAATATCGACGAGTTCTATGAGGCTTTCCCTGAGATCGATGAAGACTCGTCGATGTGGATTGCCCCTGAAGATCGCGTCACCATTTGGTAG
- a CDS encoding HNH endonuclease signature motif containing protein, protein MSEKSDIKECVETLRSCLDQIFHVFSPPTSEAFQRNAEDIRVLEHILNFKADVDNAITKSAILAEAGDRVGSRTVIDYFVEELGLSRRTAQRRIDNALLAYPDHNGQPDEPSPTDQQSPKETQPPRPQPSRASTNDEGKKRHRISEEKQSIIASELRHLSKAAQDCRQEIYHDAMKEARLRAPQDLQRWVRRRVELANQKVDHNHAHRDTERRFLMIHDPDHDGGARISGYLPRAQLALLQALIAPAKNLGHLLPESEAAKDSRTISQRRFDALFYILQHKASARDSSRGVGSVIISLTASDIVHLSQGQGMTEQRFPTNTNVVLTGLDLLKLGQHRYHYIVLHDEDTGNPLYLGRTSRLANLYQRIALFARDLVCQHPGCDQAFAHCQAHHLQPWNKGGETGYLQSHYCLPSSPPKQQ, encoded by the coding sequence ATGTCTGAAAAGTCAGATATTAAGGAATGTGTGGAAACACTCCGATCTTGTTTGGATCAGATTTTCCATGTATTTTCTCCGCCTACATCGGAAGCTTTCCAGCGAAATGCTGAGGATATCCGAGTCTTAGAGCATATTCTCAACTTCAAAGCGGATGTGGACAACGCTATAACTAAGTCGGCAATTCTTGCCGAAGCTGGCGATCGGGTGGGATCACGCACTGTAATAGATTATTTCGTGGAAGAACTGGGTTTGTCTCGTCGAACCGCTCAGCGACGTATTGATAATGCGCTTCTGGCATATCCGGATCATAACGGTCAGCCGGACGAGCCCTCTCCGACAGATCAGCAATCACCTAAGGAGACGCAGCCGCCAAGACCCCAGCCTTCTAGAGCATCGACAAATGATGAGGGTAAAAAGCGACACCGCATTTCAGAGGAAAAGCAAAGCATCATCGCGTCGGAATTACGCCATCTGAGCAAAGCTGCTCAAGACTGTAGGCAAGAGATCTATCACGACGCTATGAAAGAGGCTCGGCTTCGCGCTCCACAGGATTTGCAGCGATGGGTCCGACGTCGGGTTGAGCTGGCAAATCAGAAGGTTGATCACAATCATGCACATCGTGATACGGAGCGACGCTTCCTTATGATTCATGATCCTGACCATGATGGCGGAGCAAGAATTAGTGGCTATTTACCACGAGCGCAATTGGCATTACTTCAAGCCCTTATAGCCCCGGCGAAAAATCTTGGGCATTTGCTTCCCGAATCTGAAGCGGCAAAAGATAGTAGAACCATTTCTCAACGTAGGTTCGATGCCCTCTTCTATATTCTTCAGCATAAGGCGAGCGCTCGTGATTCTAGTAGGGGAGTAGGAAGTGTCATTATCTCGCTGACAGCTTCAGATATTGTTCATCTTTCTCAAGGTCAAGGGATGACTGAACAACGTTTTCCCACCAACACTAACGTCGTGTTAACAGGGTTGGATCTTCTTAAACTTGGACAACACCGCTATCACTACATCGTGCTACATGATGAAGACACTGGTAATCCTTTGTATTTAGGAAGAACTAGCCGGCTAGCAAATCTTTACCAACGTATCGCTCTTTTTGCGCGGGACTTGGTTTGTCAACATCCCGGCTGTGATCAAGCATTTGCGCATTGCCAAGCTCATCACCTTCAACCTTGGAATAAAGGTGGAGAAACGGGATATCTCCAATCTCATTACTGTCTGCCATCATCACCACCGAAACAACAATGA
- a CDS encoding inorganic phosphate transporter, translating into MVQKTLVPSKAPGGLGDILWHLTFGSILAVTLISFIFWSRGYVGNGTGGAILIVTILFAMFMAFNIGGNDVANSFGTSVGAGTLSMKQALLVAAVFEVGGAVLAGGEVTETVRSGIVDLNSIHLQPMDFAFIMMSSLLGAAIWLLVATRMGWPVSTTHSIIGGIVGAALTIGFMDGTGGWSMIQWGEIGRIVISWVLSPLLGGIVAYLLFSMVKRYILVYNEQADVALRELKTKRARLKEEQKSSFERLTELQQISYTNAMARDSVTVAQGEYSREDLESDYYRQLHDLNAEAEKVNATRALETWVPLLAALGAIIIGSMMLFKGLKNLHLAHDNVGNMIILGMIGAAVWMAVFIFAKTLRRHALERSTFLLFSWMQVFTASAFAFSHGSNDIANAIGPFAAILDVLKTGEIGEKATVPPAVMLAMGLALVCGLWFIGRYVIQTVGSGLTEMHPASGFSAELAAAGVVMGASVLGLPVSSTHILIGAVLGVGIVNKAANWGLMKPIALAWIITLPAAAVVSAIGVVALRAIFG; encoded by the coding sequence GTGGTGCAGAAAACTCTCGTGCCGTCGAAAGCCCCTGGCGGTCTTGGAGATATATTGTGGCATCTAACCTTCGGTAGCATCCTCGCCGTTACTCTCATCAGCTTTATTTTCTGGTCGCGTGGGTATGTCGGGAACGGAACGGGAGGAGCAATCCTCATCGTCACCATCCTGTTCGCCATGTTCATGGCTTTCAACATTGGTGGAAACGATGTCGCAAACTCCTTTGGAACATCAGTGGGTGCCGGTACGTTAAGCATGAAGCAAGCCCTACTGGTGGCGGCTGTCTTCGAAGTCGGCGGCGCGGTGCTGGCGGGAGGCGAAGTAACCGAAACTGTGCGATCCGGGATCGTTGACTTAAACTCCATCCACCTGCAACCAATGGACTTCGCTTTTATCATGATGTCCTCCCTCTTAGGCGCAGCCATTTGGTTACTCGTAGCTACTCGAATGGGATGGCCAGTATCGACAACTCATTCCATCATCGGTGGCATTGTTGGCGCAGCGCTCACCATTGGCTTCATGGATGGAACTGGTGGTTGGAGCATGATCCAATGGGGAGAAATTGGTCGGATCGTCATTTCCTGGGTGCTGTCTCCGCTCCTGGGCGGTATCGTGGCATATCTGCTATTTAGCATGGTCAAGCGCTATATCCTCGTCTATAACGAACAAGCAGATGTTGCTCTTCGAGAGTTGAAAACAAAACGTGCGCGGCTGAAAGAAGAACAAAAGTCCAGTTTTGAGCGCCTCACGGAATTGCAGCAAATCTCATATACCAATGCTATGGCGCGAGATTCTGTGACTGTTGCTCAGGGAGAATATTCCCGCGAAGATCTTGAATCTGACTATTATCGCCAGCTCCATGATCTCAACGCTGAGGCTGAGAAAGTTAATGCCACGAGGGCTTTAGAGACGTGGGTTCCGCTGCTAGCAGCTCTCGGCGCAATCATCATCGGTTCGATGATGCTGTTCAAAGGACTAAAAAACCTGCACTTAGCGCACGATAATGTGGGGAACATGATCATCCTAGGGATGATCGGCGCAGCAGTGTGGATGGCTGTTTTCATCTTCGCTAAAACTTTGCGTCGCCACGCCTTAGAGCGTTCGACGTTCCTACTCTTTTCGTGGATGCAGGTTTTTACCGCTTCCGCCTTCGCCTTCTCACACGGCTCCAATGACATCGCCAACGCTATTGGTCCTTTCGCCGCTATCCTCGATGTCCTGAAAACCGGCGAAATCGGCGAAAAGGCAACTGTCCCCCCGGCAGTCATGCTTGCTATGGGCTTAGCCTTGGTGTGCGGACTCTGGTTTATTGGCCGTTACGTCATCCAGACTGTCGGGTCTGGATTAACTGAGATGCACCCAGCATCCGGATTCAGCGCGGAGCTTGCTGCTGCCGGCGTTGTCATGGGTGCATCGGTTCTTGGTTTGCCCGTTTCCTCTACTCACATCCTCATCGGAGCTGTATTAGGTGTCGGTATCGTGAACAAAGCCGCCAACTGGGGATTGATGAAACCAATCGCCTTGGCGTGGATCATCACTCTCCCAGCGGCGGCAGTCGTCTCCGCAATCGGAGTCGTTGCTCTCCGGGCAATTTTTGGTTAG
- a CDS encoding PrsW family intramembrane metalloprotease: MKRFLFLAIIGGMAGVFFQLGMESFLTWQAVFFSIPFAILQIGLLWLLWQCTPLKKVDYLWAGLLWGGGLAIALAPVLAKPIQQIVESLDWPFLLAPLAGTWPEELLKAMGVVIILGCCSRGKPWWGLIIGASIGMGFEAVENIYYAIQGALDHPDADATGMVSTWLGRMIMGPYLHVCCTALSGWGIGQAFFRTDLTKRGRWAIALGWFFIACAIHFVWNWDGGSFASLRLVLDAVVMYGLTGYVFLSQIRKVSRHRVIRQAIAQRPDSARSFSAQTRPPAPVSLGSLTTASPSSSMSEVSSDISSTSS; the protein is encoded by the coding sequence ATGAAGAGATTCTTATTTTTAGCGATTATCGGCGGCATGGCCGGTGTTTTCTTCCAACTCGGCATGGAGTCATTCCTCACCTGGCAAGCCGTGTTCTTTAGTATCCCCTTTGCGATCCTACAAATAGGATTGCTGTGGTTGCTATGGCAATGCACCCCATTGAAGAAGGTCGACTACCTGTGGGCTGGCTTGCTTTGGGGTGGCGGATTAGCCATTGCGCTGGCTCCAGTTTTAGCTAAGCCTATTCAGCAGATAGTGGAAAGCCTTGATTGGCCATTCCTCCTTGCGCCACTAGCTGGGACATGGCCGGAGGAGTTACTCAAAGCCATGGGCGTTGTCATCATCCTTGGGTGTTGTTCGCGCGGGAAACCGTGGTGGGGGTTAATTATCGGTGCCTCTATTGGGATGGGTTTTGAAGCAGTAGAAAATATTTACTACGCAATCCAGGGGGCTTTAGATCATCCAGATGCCGATGCCACCGGTATGGTTTCTACCTGGCTAGGTCGGATGATTATGGGCCCTTACCTCCATGTATGTTGCACCGCTTTGTCCGGTTGGGGCATTGGGCAGGCTTTCTTCCGGACAGATCTCACTAAGCGCGGCAGGTGGGCTATCGCCCTAGGGTGGTTCTTTATTGCGTGTGCCATTCACTTCGTCTGGAATTGGGATGGTGGTTCCTTCGCCTCGCTCAGGCTCGTCCTTGATGCCGTGGTGATGTACGGCCTTACAGGTTATGTGTTCTTGAGCCAAATTCGGAAGGTATCTCGGCACAGGGTTATCCGGCAAGCTATTGCTCAGCGCCCGGATTCCGCCCGCTCATTCTCCGCCCAAACCAGGCCACCAGCACCAGTGTCCCTGGGCTCCTTAACTACTGCTTCCCCTTCCTCATCCATGTCTGAGGTGTCTAGTGATATATCATCAACATCTTCCTAA